The Niastella koreensis GR20-10 genome includes a window with the following:
- a CDS encoding alanine dehydrogenase, whose translation MSQQKPIISTSFSYETLQETLDIKPKGSELHIGIPKETAFQENRIALTPDAVGVLVSNGHNVVIEHNAGEAAHFRDRDYSEAGAKIVYEKAQVYKAPILVKSAPVVEEDLPHLQMNQVIISPIHLSAMKAEFLQKMMEKRITAISFENLKDDSDSLPIVRSMSEIAGSAVMLIAAQYLGSANHGKGVLLGGISGIPPTKVIILGAGIVGEFAARAALALGASVKVFDNSVYRLKRLQNNIGQRMWTSVIEPRILAKQLKTCEVAVGALGSQSGRTPVVVSEEMVSNMRPGSVIIDVSIDRGGCFETSEITGHEQPIFMKYGVIHYCVPNIPSGFARTASQAISNVLMPLLLEAGEEGGFENLVWHKVHLRSGIYLFKGALTNFHLSQRFDLKYTDLNLLIASQR comes from the coding sequence ATGTCCCAGCAAAAGCCGATCATCAGCACTTCTTTTAGTTACGAAACGCTTCAGGAAACTCTGGATATAAAACCCAAGGGGTCGGAGTTGCACATTGGAATACCTAAAGAAACTGCCTTCCAGGAGAACCGGATTGCACTGACCCCCGATGCAGTGGGCGTGTTGGTGAGCAACGGGCATAATGTAGTAATTGAACACAATGCCGGGGAGGCCGCCCATTTTCGCGACCGCGATTATAGCGAGGCCGGTGCTAAGATCGTATATGAAAAAGCACAGGTGTATAAAGCGCCAATTCTGGTAAAAAGCGCCCCGGTGGTAGAAGAAGACCTGCCGCACCTGCAGATGAACCAGGTGATCATTTCCCCCATCCATTTGTCGGCCATGAAGGCTGAGTTTCTGCAGAAGATGATGGAAAAGCGCATTACTGCCATCTCATTTGAAAATTTAAAGGACGATAGCGATAGTTTACCCATTGTTCGCAGCATGAGCGAAATAGCCGGCAGTGCGGTAATGCTTATTGCAGCCCAATACCTCGGTTCGGCCAACCATGGCAAGGGGGTGTTGCTGGGTGGTATTTCGGGTATTCCGCCTACCAAGGTGATTATCCTGGGGGCAGGTATTGTGGGTGAATTTGCTGCCCGTGCCGCATTGGCCCTGGGCGCCTCAGTAAAAGTATTCGACAATAGCGTATACCGGTTAAAACGGTTACAGAATAATATTGGTCAGCGTATGTGGACTTCTGTAATAGAACCCCGCATTCTGGCCAAACAATTAAAGACCTGTGAAGTGGCCGTAGGGGCCCTGGGTTCGCAAAGCGGCCGCACCCCGGTTGTGGTTAGCGAAGAAATGGTAAGCAATATGCGACCCGGTAGTGTAATCATTGATGTTAGTATAGACCGTGGTGGTTGTTTTGAAACCTCTGAGATAACCGGTCATGAACAACCGATCTTCATGAAGTACGGTGTTATTCATTATTGTGTGCCCAACATCCCATCGGGCTTTGCACGCACCGCATCACAGGCCATCAGTAATGTATTGATGCCTTTGTTGCTGGAAGCAGGCGAGGAAGGTGGTTTTGAAAACCTCGTATGGCACAAAGTCCACCTGCGCAGTGGTATTTATCTATTCAAAGGCGCGCTCACTAATTTCCACTTAAGCCAGCGCTTCGATTTAAAGTATACCGATCTTAATCTGCTGATTGCTAGCCAGCGTTAG